In Pongo pygmaeus isolate AG05252 chromosome 13, NHGRI_mPonPyg2-v2.0_pri, whole genome shotgun sequence, one genomic interval encodes:
- the TUSC1 gene encoding tumor suppressor candidate gene 1 protein, which yields MGPMWRMRGGATRRGSCCGGDGAAASRGPDRSGRARGGGSPSGGGSVGWRGRADGARQQLEERFADLAASHLEAIRARDEWDRQNARLRQENARLRLENRRLKRENRSLFRQALRLPGEGSDGTPAEARRVPEEASTNRRARDSGREDEPGSPRALRARLEKLEAMYRRALLQLHLEQRGPRPSGDKEEQPLQEPDSGLRSRDSEPSGSWL from the coding sequence ATGGGACCGATGTGGCGCATGCGTGGTGGCGCCACTAGGCGCGGGAGTTGCTGCGGCGGGGACGGTGCCGCGGCCAGCCGAGGGCCAGACCGCTCGGGCCGGGCTCGTGGTGGGGGCAGCCCCAGCGGCGGCGGCAGCGTGGGCTGGCGAGGCCGCGCGGACGGCGCCCGACAGCAGCTGGAGGAGCGGTTTGCCGACCTGGCGGCGAGCCACTTGGAGGCCATCCGTGCGCGGGACGAGTGGGACCGGCAGAACGCGCGGCTGCGTCAGGAGAACGCCCGGCTGCGGCTCGAGAACCGGCGGCTGAAGCGCGAGAACCGCAGCCTCTTCCGTCAGGCTTTGCGGCTCCCTGGCGAAGGCAGCGACGGGACGCCCGCGGAGGCGCGCCGGGTCCCTGAAGAGGCCAGCACGAACCGGAGGGCTAGAGACAGCGGCCGAGAGGACGAGCCGGGCAGCCCCAGGGCCCTGAGGGCCCGACTTGAGAAGCTGGAGGCCATGTACCGCCGGGCCCTGCTGCAGCTGCACCTCGAGCAGCGGGGACCACGTCCGAGCGGGGACAAGGAGGAGCAGCCTCTACAGGAACCCGACTCCGGCCTCCGCTCCCGGGACTCGGAGCCCTCTGGGTCCTGGCTGTAG